The Syngnathus scovelli strain Florida chromosome 21, RoL_Ssco_1.2, whole genome shotgun sequence DNA segment CGACCGAGCTGACCTCTGTTGAAATATCCGCCGTAGACGCCCTGCTTGAGATCGAAAACGCGCTCGTTGTTCTCCACCAAGCTGCCCAGTTTCTCGGCCAGCTGCAGGGCCATGTTCTGCAGGGAGGTGGGCTCCGTGCGGTGCATCACCACAGTCTGCGTGGGCTGGTCCAGAGAGGCCTGTCGCCGGCCGGGAGGTCGCGTTCATAAatacatcaaataaaaaaaaaggaatccttGACAAGTTAGCAGAAGTCATGGAACGTTACCATAAGCTCCTCGTTGATGATCATTTTGCTGATGATGCTGTGAACTGTTGCTATCTCCAACTCAAACATGTCAGATAGTGTTgccatgctaaaaaaaaatacagaaattaaAGATTTGGATGAGTTTTGTGTAGTTTCTGTAAgataccacaagatggcaccaAAGCCACTAATTGGATAGTAGGAtattttaaagaaatatttttccatcttATTTTCAAACCATAAAAGTCTAAAGAAGCTGACCTGATGGAGTCGTACACACTGCTGTACGTGAAGAGGTACGTCCTCAGCGACTCCTCTTGGATCTTCCTACACAAACCGCCAACACGGCATTGAGTGACCGACGTGACAATTTACAAAGCGTTGGACGCCGAGGCCTTTTGGAAAATGCAAACCTGACGAGCATCTCGCGCACTCGCTGCGTCTCGGGGAACAGGTCCCACACTTTGCTGTTCATCTTCTCATTGATGATGAAGGAGTGGCAGGTGCGCCAGTCGCCCATCTTCATGGCCTTGCTGGCCGCCACCACATGCTCGCGCATGCTCTCGGGGGGGCCTGGGAAAAAAGAAACGCCGCAACGTTCACTTGAATGCTCTTTTACTAAAAACGATCCAATCAAGAAGGAAATCGTCTTCTACTTACCGAGTAGCGGCTGTCGCTCTCCCACTCGCAGCTGATGATGGAACTGCTTGCTGATCATGCGGCGGCGGGCGTCAAACTCGTGGGCGGCCATGTAGGGGATTTCCAACAACATGGCCGACACCAGGTACACGCACTCCAGCAGCTCCAAGTTGATGTGCATGTGGAAGGGCACCTGGAAGAACACGCAAGCTGATGGTGAGCACCAAATAGAAATGAGGTCTCTCTGATATTTCAAAAATTCCACTTTGGTCTTAGTTTTCCCTGCTGTGATTCCCACCATGTTCAAATTGTTAGATGACAATATGTGTGCGCGAGAATGTGCGCAGTGTGACGACTGACTTGTCTTCGCTTCTCGATCTTCTCCTGCTCGGCGTTCCTCTCCTGCATGTTCCTCATGAGCAAACCTTGCCCCAGCAGCTCCTTAGCACGGCCCGATGACTGGATGTCCAGCAAAGCATTGTGGGCGTCTTTGATCATGCCTTGACGGAAGGCGCAGATGCCCAGTTGGACCatggttctgttgtacaagatctaGGAGGAAGGAACGCAAACGGTTGATATGGACTCATCACAAATGGTGGCTTGGATGGAGTGCGGCTGCACCTGCACGGGCGGGTCGGCGTGCTGGATGTTGTCCTGCAGGTGGCTCATGAGCATCAGGTCGCGGGCCTGGTACCAGCGCGAGTGCAGCGCGTGGTGGTAAATGTGGCAGAGGATGGCGCACGTGCGGATGCGGTCGGTGCGGTCCTTGGCGTAGATAAACTTGCACAGGCGGTCCATGATGATGGCGCTGTCCTCGCCCTCGCTCTCCTCTTGGTCCTGTTGGGACTTAGCGACAGAAATTTTGAGAACACCCAcaggcggagctaggatttttttactCAAACGACAAATTCAATTAACATGCTACTCTTCTCACCTTTGTTTCTGCCTGGATGCCCAGGCTGCGCCGGTGAGCCTTGTAATCAAATTTGTAGTACGTGTGCATGATTCTGTGCAGGTAGATGCGGCAAATCTCCTCCGTGGTGCCCTTGTTCTCTAAGTATGTGAGCAGGCGGTCCATGATGCCGCACACGTGCCCTTCGTCTTTCAGATTGTCCACGTATTCTGCGGGGGGGTAGAGGCGGAACCGTTAGTCCGACGCTATTTGTCAGTTGACGAAATGAACTCGGAAGCGCTGCGCGCTGACCTTGCGAATGAGGATCCGTGTTCTGCATGATCTTGGTGAACTCTTCGTCCATCCTCTCTACCAAAGTTAAAATGCAGCCGCGAACCCTGAAAGGCTGAAGACGTGAAAGAGCATAACTACAAGCGTGactacaaaaatgaaaaaaatggtaaCAGCGAGACTGCACACACCTGATCTGAGATGGCCAAGTTCTCACTTTCCTCCGCAATGTTCTCCCCAATGAACATGTCATTGTTGTCATACAGAATGTCCAGCAGCTCGTCTATGCAGTCCagacacttcttccacatttccggctgaagggaataaaaaaaaaaaaaagcaagtcatGAGAGCGGATTACATGACGTGTCAATCAAATCTCAAGCATCCTGCTTTCCGACCTTCATATAAGTCGCCATGTTGGGGTTGTAATCGTAGAGCGACGCAACGATGTTGAATTTGATTTTAACCAGGACGCCCACACCCAGGTTGTGCTCGAGAGCGATGGCGGCGAGGGCGTGGAGCAGTTCAATCTGGCCAGTCCTGCCGGAGAGGAATTTGCATTTACTATCAAAACATCCATGGCACTGTCAATCTTCTCCCTTCAGCCATCAGATTATGCGGACGTACCAAATAGTGTGTCCCAGCTATCCAATATTTTTACAATTGAATATTCTGATCAATTAATCAGACAAATACTGATGTTGAATAATTTAACACCACTAACAAAGCACACAGCAGGTGCAGGTATTATTTTAGTCCACACGAGGGCGCCATCCGAACATTCAGCGATATGAACAATTCTAATTTGTTCCTTGAAGGTGCAGAGTGTGCACTGAGTGAATACCGGTCGGTGCCCTTTTTGCCTCTGGCTTGCAGGATCTCGTGGAGCTTCTTCACCACCACAACTGTGTTGATCTCAGTTCCCTTTGCAAACATCTTGGGCTTCTCCTGAGAGTTTCCAACAAAGGTAAACGTGTGATTGCTTTTTTTGAAAAACAGAAGGCGGTCTTTGTCTTTACCTTGACGAGAGGGACGCCTCCCTTGACCTTCTCCCAGCCTCCCTCCACCTCCTCGCCTCCCTCTTCCTcagcctcctcctccagcttctctttcttcttcagcttcttcttcttccccagCTTTTCGCCGCTCTTCTCGGGCGCCTGAGCCCTGGAATGCACGTCGAGGCGCTTTAAGTGACGTTAGGGGGGGACAGAACGGAATTGTGAATTGCCGACTCACTTTTTGAGGAAGACCATGGCGAGAGACGCGCCCTTGTCCTCGCCGTCGTCAGAGCTCTCACTGCCCGAGTCCACGGTGTCTGAGCCCCAgtcttcatcatcttcatcgtcGTCGCTGGAGGAAGACTCGTCCTGGCAAAGGGACAAAGCACAACATTGAAACCATATAAATCATTTCGAAGTTTCAAAAAAGTTAATTTTTTACAGTAAACAGCAGACGTGATGATGTGAAAGCAATTAAGAATAACTGCAGCTCCCTACCCCAGATCCTTTCTTGAGGAACTTGCTAGCTTCCGGTGTGGCCTCTGGCTTTTTCTTCAAGAAGTTTTTAGCAGACACACCATCATCATCCCCATCGCTGTCAGAGGACGACCCTGACGTGCAAAGGCATGATTAATATTTGCCAGTGTGACTCCTCACCTCAATCCAGAATAGTAAGCATAAAATTGAAGAAGAAAGAAGAAGGTGGGTTACCTGAATCATCTGGGCCCTTGTCTTCCTCTTCATCTGCAGATTCCTGTGGATTCTGTTACAATTATATTGAGAGGTTAATGTCCTGTGAACGTGTCATGTTTTGGCGTGTCATTTTCTCACCTCCTTGTAAGCAGTAATTTCCGTCTCGTAATCCCGGTTGTACTTGCGGATCTTCTGCCGCAGTGTACTGAGGGCTTTTGCATTGTTCTTGTTCATCTTCTTCTTGCCCTCTTTGTCCTCCCAAAGCTGAAACAGATCTCATTTTAATACATCACATAAATTTTGTATTTCTTAATAAAGTATGTGTGGATatgtgggggggggttaaatgttattttcacaATTGCAGGGggcgaaggaaattaaacaacaGACCTGATTCAGGTAGTCCTCCAGGTCTGCCAACAGACGGATGTAGAAAGGTGGAACTCCCTCTTTGTCCACTATATTCTTGCTTTTGAGGAACGCTCGACACAACTGCTCAAACTCCTCCAGACACTTGGCCATGTCGCGGATCTTCATGGCATTGCGGATAGTCTTGATGAGATTGGTCAACTCCTCAAACCTATGATTGAGGAATACAATCAAGTCAAATATGTATGTATGAAGACCAAAAGTTTATCTTGAAGTAAATGGGCCCACCTTTTGTCTTTGGCACTGCGCACGACTCTTTTGGtgtcctcctcatcatcactgAGCAGGAGCGACCTGTGCAGTCAAACGTGCATTGTGAGATGATCTTCAAATCGAAATGCAACAAATAAATGATGAAATCGAAATGCAACAACTAAATGATGTAATAAGTGGACTGACTGCTTGAGCGTTGTCCCGGGCGCTTTAGGGGCGATCTCATCGGCTGATGAGGACTCCTCTGACTCACTGTCAGACCCGGTGGCGAAGAAACGAGACATTGCTGAAGAAGGGCACaatctacaaaaaaaacaacaataggcGGTCGGCTCATTAGATGTTAGCTAACGTGTCACGGAGCTAAAGCTAAGATAAGCTTCCGCTAGCAACTCGCCTCCCAAGGTAAAATGCGAACAAGAGTCGAATAGTGACCAACAAATTTCTATCCACAACTTACCTAGGTCCTTGAGAAATGCGATTTCAGATGCTTCTGTCTTGTTTGGGTGTTAATAAAATCCAGTTTTGCTGTCGCGTTGACACGGTGAAAACGTGCGACGTTCAGTACGGGTGACTAGCGCCGGGAAAGGAAGTGACGTAGGACAGAAGAGGTGAAAACTTTGCTCAATGCAGTACAGCGCCGTCTAGTGGCGAAAGCAGTCTGGAGCGCAGTATAAATCACTTTTTCTAGCATAAACATAACATTTCTCGTGATATAATCATTCAAGCCATATATTTATCGTGTCAGTGTTGCTCGAAAACAGCTTTCAGAATTGTTACCTATATTTTTATATGACAATCTAACATACAGTAATAATCTTATTCTCAGAATGGGCAATAAAGCACACCAATATTAATCAAAGAATTGACCTCAACGAGTAACACAGTTAGAACTTTTATTaagcataattaaaaaaaaacccgGAGTAATATAGTACCACAGTTAGAACTTTTATTaagtataatttaaaaaataaaacaaaatataaagtgCAGGCCAGGTAATTTAAGATGTGTTTTACTTGTCTTCTCTCTTGTACTTTTCCAATTctggaataaaacaaaatattgttAAGGGGGGATGAGCagaatatataataattataattaattacaaCATTTGATGATTTTATAATAGAGTCCGGCAGTCGTACCCTCTTTCAGTCGCTGATTTTCAGCCTTAAGCACAATACATGTTTGACAACCTgtaacaaaagtacaaaacatttGCGACTTGGAACATTCCTGAAACTACCTTTTTCACCTACCTGACTGACTTATCTGATGCTTCACGGGTGGTTTTATGTTTTTGCTTCTGCTGACAGCCTCTCCAGCCGCTGAGGAAACCACAGTATCTGAAGAGGGAATCACATGAACTTGTGGGATATTTGAAAATGTCACATGGTtagtcttttatttatttgacctgTCTTTATCTTCTTCGTTTGCATCAATTGTGCCTCTCTGCTAATGTCCCGCTTCCTGGTTTGTGGAAGGGTAACTGCAGGATTAGATGCTAAGAAGGAAGAAATATTATTTCAATTTTTCATTTATTACTTATTGTGAATAATAGTTTTAAGTGTGTggatcataattttttttttttcctcttaccaGTACTTGAAGTCAGCGTGAGGCTTCTTGTCAATTGCGTCCGGGGAGGTGGCAGCCCTTTCGGGATGCTTGGTGGCTTTCTGGCTATTTGCGTTTTCTCCGCTCCGGTTTTTGGCCTCGGCATCGGTGTCACAAGTGAAGAGGAGGTTGCGCGAGGCACCGCTAAACTCTTAaaaggatgacaaaaaaaaacaaagtcatacctGAATTGCATCCAACCCCATCTTTAGTTCCACTTATTGATTTACCTCCTTAAGCGTGTGAGAAGGCAAACTTTGTTTGACGGGGAGTCCAGATGTTAGCGGTTTTCCTCGCTTCTGAAGCAACGGCTTGAACTTGGGCAGCTGCGATGAAGCTTTCAAGCAAGGCAGCAGCGATTTAGCGGCTGGTTGAGCTTGCGATATCTTCGGACGGCAGACGTCGGATGAGATGACGACGGGTGTTTCCTTACTGGCCGTATCCCCGTCCGGTTTTTCCTCCGTTACCAAAGATTTGCTCAGATCAACACCGACGTTGAAGAAATCCATTTTACAAGACAACGGCGTTGAAGTGTGAAAACTACGGTCGCTGGAGATGTTTCCCAGTTGAATTGTTCGGTTGGATTTAGGATCAGCGTCGAAGGTGTTGTGGGGATTGTTGACGGAATCTTTTTCTGATGTGATGTTAGACTGAGAGAGAAGGCTAACGTCAAAGGTGCCGTGGTGACGATCACGAGAGTCGCTTTCTGATTCCGTGTCAACAGCCGGTGCGGGATGATTAACATCGGCAGTGTCACGCTGAAGGTCACTGGGACTGCTGTCTGACAAAATGATTGTTTCATTGGCCCGAGTGTGAGATTTAGcttccaaaatgtttttgtgaCTGCCACTAGGACTGCTTTTGGAGATTATTCCGTTGGCCACATCGAAGGTATCATGGGGATTGTTGATGTAGCCCTCTTCTGAGGTAATGTTGGACTGAGAGAGAAGGCTAGGGTCAAAGGTGATGTACTGACGGTCGCTCGAGATGTTTTCCAGTAGAATCGTTCGGTTGGATTTAGGATCAGCGTCGAAGGTGTTGTGAGGATTGTTGATGGAAACTTTTTCTAATGCAATGTTGGACTGAGAGAGAAGGCTCGCGTTGAAGGTGACGTTGCGACGCTCACAAGAGCCGCTTTCTGATTCCGTGTCAACAGCCGGCGCGGGACAGGAAGTGTCACGCTGAAGGTCACTGGGACTGCTGTCTGACAAAATGATTGTTTCATTGACCAGAGGACGAGATTTAGCTTCCAAGATGTTGTGGTGACTGCCACTAGAACTACTTTCGGACATTGTTCCGTTGGCCGGAGAAAGAGGAGCCGCATTAAAAGTGTTGTGACGGCTGGTTTCCCTCGACCGGGTTATCGTGCTCTCGTTACTCGTCATACTGGTTGTGGGTAGGCCATCCTGTTCTGGAGGTCCACTCCCCAAGGTGGGATCTTTATCAGTGGACGTTGACATACCCTGTCCTTTGTTTTGAGGGAAGCTTATTGGAGATGCAGTTAAAGGGGAAGTCGCGACATGTTCTAAATTAGATTCAATAGTCGCCTTCTGTGCACAGTTAAGTCTCTCCATGTCAGAAGCAGTTATGTTCATACTAAAATTTATACTTTGCTGCATCATGGAATCAAATGAGAAATTAGTAATGTCCGGTAAGCACTCGTCACGCAACCAAAACGAAGCTTTAACATCTGTTTGGCTACCATTTGCTTTTACATCCATGCTTGGCAGcagagagggaatcaatttagaGTTGTTGTGAACGACTTCAGTTAGCCTACCAGGAGTTTTGAACGGTGTCGTTGCAGCCAGAGGTGATATTGGCGTGGTATTAAGTTGAAATAACTCCTCTGTACTGTGATCATCTGGTGAAAGTTCAACCAAAGAGATATCTGGGAACAATTCGTCATCCAAATACATTATTTTCGTTGGTGCTGTTATTCCCAGGGAATGGCTTCGTCTCATTTGATCTGTTTCTGGATTTTCGACAAAAGATGAACACTCTGTCGTCAAATCAGCCATTCCAGTCAGCCGAATTCCTTGCTGTTGGCCAAGTAACAGCAGATACTTCAAATAGCCTCAGCCTGTggacaaaaaaatgcaatgcttgatagtttttttccccccatcacaTTGTATTTCCCGTTAGCTGTTGGTCACATGTTTGATGGAATTTGCTTGGAGTCATTTTGAATAAAAATAGATCCGCAGTTCAAAATAGTTTGCAACTTCTGCAAATGAGTTAATCAACGCCTTTCGAAATTTAAACGTGTAGGAAAACCAATCAATGTAATGTCATGCAATTAACTCGAACACCaactaaaataataacaatgtgGCAGACATAATTAACAAAACGGGTGCTGTTTAAATCGTTATCAATTGCTAAAAAACAGAAGCCTTGAAATAATTGGGGACAGAGTAAGAGTATCCGACGCAACTTACGCTTTCCAGTCGATCTGCAAGGGAGCAAAAAATTGGGCCAAAAAGCACCAAAACAGTCAGAAAAGTTCAAAACTACTTTACAGCTTGCACGAGTTTATCAAAGCCGCTCCAGATTTAAACAGTTGTACCAACCAATCACAACGCGAGCTTCTTATTCGTGTGTGAACCGTATGCCTACACCGCCCCTACTCGCCTTGGCGGGGAAACTGCATATGAACCCATATTTTATTGTTGTTCTTGATACTTGTGCGGTTACTTTCCAACGCCAACAACaatatttcaaatgtgttttattgaatgttaaagaaataaataaaggacaaCAGAAGCGCTTGGGTTAAAGCATCACCTCCAGCATCACTCTCAACTGTGGATTGGTCGCCATATGATGGCTGTCCTGCTTTATTGCCTCGTTGCTTGCTGCGTCCGGGCGTGCGGCCTGGAACGTGTCCTctgcagatattttttttaaatgcagattCACTTGTAGAGTGGCTTTTTTTCATCAAACGTAGTTAATCTATTTTGATTTATTGCACAGCACCACACAAGCATGTACTTGATGACATTGCCCACAAGAGGGCGACAGAGTACATCCGCTCACCATCATTTCACAAGGTTACTACGCAGTCCAGGGTCTGATTATGGGGGCTCTGGGCCCTGATCTTACCTTGACCGTTGTCTTTAACTTTGACCCTTTGCCTCTTCCGCTTCTTTCCCtggaacacacaaaaacatttccaaACTTCCCCAATACTGGTTACCAGGAGCGTCCCGAGTGACGTCATGTAGACTTACATAGTTATCAGTGCAGGACCAATCGGGATGCTGCTGTGTGTGGATTAGTTTGGCAGCATCGGCGAGCTCATAGTATttcctttgctgtttttttgtcaGCGACTTCCACTGCAAATGTACGTGAAATCATCCAGTGACCGATTTTAGGAGTTGGTGTGGTGAACTCACCATCTGTCCAACCACTTTGTTGACATTAGCGCTGTTTCGAATGTTGAGCAGGGCGGCAACCTTTGGCCTCTGCTCCTGCCGGAATAGCATGAAGGCGTTTAGGGGCTTCTTGACgtacttttcactttttttatccTGTCGGTCTTCAAGGCCCCCTCTGGAACAGAGCATTTAAATATTAGTATGAGATCTGAATGAAATGTAACATCTTAGTTTTAATCGGAATCATTTCAATCAAGTCTTTTCAGTCTTTCTGTAATGAGCAAATATTACCACAAGACGGCGCCAAATACATTGAAAAGTAGACTTACAGCGCTTTGGGGGACTTCGGTGGAGCAGCAACACAGGGAAATTGACTTCTTAGTGCCATATTCTTGTTTCTATTTTGATTAAAGACGAATATAGGTTAATAACTAACACAATAAACAAATAATTCAGACATTTCAATATGTTCACATACGTATGTCCGATTGTAGGTTGTGGCATCATCATTGCTGGCTCTTCCTCCTGGAGTCAAAAATGTAGAATTGAGAATAGACTAgaatttcattttattataaGCCCATGTTGACATGTCAGTGTGTCTCACCAGTTGATAATCAAAGGGACTTTCATGCCAGTCATAGGGGAGCGACTAGGGAAGAAGAACAGAGCCAACGTAAGcttaattttgttttcatttttcagaGCTCTCAATTCTATCAACATTTAATCCCACCAGGCCCTGGCAACAAGGCAGCATCAAACCAGGACAACACGGCGGCTCCAAAATGGGAGTCATGGTCATCATCGGAGCGGGAACCTCCAGCATCCTCCCAAGAGGGAACCAAACACCCGAGCCATCCACCTCGCCTTCTACAGTCCGAAGCTCCGTGTAGATGCTTTCTGCTGGCGGGTCACGGAGCGAAGGAAGATTCGGGGATGGCAAGAAGCTGGGCGTGTCACCCATCATTTCCTGATCGCAAAAACTGACCAGCTGGTCTGAGAGATCATCTCGATCCATTGGACCATTGGAAGAAGCCTGCAGGCAGCAAACTAATGGAAGGCAGTTTCATCAATTTTGACAGCCACAGCTTGTcagataatcttttttttttaattttgctaagtaattgacattatttttttcatacttaCCCAGACAAGCTCAGCTGTTAATGATCTGATTCAAAAAGACTGCTAGAACCAACCCACCTGCTATTGTCTTTCATCTCTTTTGGCCtctctgtgacatcatcaacttGCACTACattcaccatggcaacaacaacaacttttttaaaaaaacaaaaaaaaattctagtttTAAAGGACCTTCTAAGCCCGAATATCGACCTGTTACTCAATAAGATCAAAGTTAAGATCATTGAGCGAACGACAGCGAGGCTGATGCCACAGTGGGTAACGTTAGCTTAGCATTTTGCTACATGACTTTGATGGTTATTTAGCCAACATTGTTCAAGATGTAAAATTTTGCCCCTAAAAAGTAGCAAGAGGAGCACACAAAAGTGTTGCTTTAGATTTAAGTTTAATACAAAATTCATTTTCACACAAAACATTTCATAATATATCCAAATACAGTATTCACAAAAACAAAGTACAGTTCATCTCAGTTTTTGGTGGCTTTCTTCAATTTGGTCTTGAGCTCTGATATGAATGGATTTCCAAATCTAAAAACACAACATGAAACGTAAACAAATGCTGCTTTTAAGCTttgcgtgaaaaaaaaaagttttgtatcCACCCTGCTTGTCTCGGTGGCATCCATTTTGGTTTGTGCGGCACCTCGGCTCGTTTGGTGGCATCGGTCTCTGGCACTGGTTTGAGCTCCACTTCCTGTTGGTAGTAAGCGTTAACTGAGGAAGTGTCAAACAATAACAGGGGGCTGACTACCACTTACCTTCTTTGGTACCTTTTGGACAACAGGTAAGCCTGAACCGaatcctaaaaaaataaaaaaataatgtgacaTTGTTTACCGACGAGTCGGTTTTGTGATTAGAAGAAACCGACCGGGCAGCTTGAGTCCGAATCCCAAGCCTCCTAACACATGAACACCGGCGGGGATTTTGGATTTGGGGATTTCCGGCGGCTCAGGATCCACAGAGGGTCTCAGAAGAAGGGAGCGTCGATCTTTCGGTGGCCTCGTGCGCGGATTTTTCGCGGCAATCCTTGACCTTTGAGGGGCAAAGTTCAACGCAAAGCTGCCCACCTGCAATGAAGAATATTTTAATTGACTTATTCAAAAGTTACCGGGTCATTTTTGCAAGATCGTACCTCAGCTTCACTTATGGGCTTTTCCGCTTTGTCCGACGATTGCAAAATCTTCGTCAACAGTTCCTCCTCGGATTCCATCTTTCGGGTTTCCGACGCGTTCGACTTAAGAACGTCTCCATCGTCGGCCCGCTCGAGCGCTTTCGCCGCTTCCCAGGTCAAAGCCGACTCGCCAAAGGAGTAATCCGAGAAGTCCAACTCGGGCGAAGATATAACCGAGAAGCTTTCCGTGTCGTTCCGCCTGTCCATAGACTCGTTTGCTAGCTCGTCTTGTTCAGGGTCAAAGCTCTCGTCCGATGATGACGTATCGAAGATGACTTGGtccgtgtggagtttttcatgaGGGAATCCCGCAGTTTCCTTTCTGGTCTCATTGTCGCCTCCGGATGCATCGCACAAGCGCAGAGTTCGTTCCAGATCAATCTCCTGAAGATCTTCCATGTCGTCTTTAAGTGCATTCAACTTCTGCTCTGCGAGTGTGGTGTTTCCAAGGTTCTCCACCTCTTCTCGTAATTGTCGGTGGGTCTGCATTTCCTCCGTTTCCAGGAATCCTTGTGTTTTATTTCCATCTGGAGAAGCCTCATTGTTGTGTTCAGGAGGTTGCTCCTCGCACGCTGGCTCACAGACACTTAAGGGCGGATTTTTAAAGGCTTTGCCAATTTCCTGTGACGCCTTGACCTCTACTTCTGCCATGCAGTTGTCGTCCGCCTCTACTTTAGCCATTATTGCGTCTGACTCTCCGTTGCTGGTGTGTTTTAGGTCAACTGTGTTCACCTCGCTCGTATGAATTTGGACATCTTCTTTGTTGATGTCTGTAGAATTTATTCCGGTTTCCGGTAAGTTATCCTCCTCCTTCTCATATCCTTCAGGCTGTGGTTCAATCTTGAGCTGATCTTTCGTACCGGTCCGAGGAGGCAGCGATTTATTCAACTGACACGCCCCCATGTCAGATTGATCCTCACGGACGCCACCAGAATCATTTTGATTATCACTTTTGGATTCTTGGACTGGATCATTATTGATGTTAGAAGGTTCTGGGCTAAGGAATCTGCTGACAGCTCCAACTAGGTAGTACTGAAACAGgcacaaagaaaaaacaaattaatgACCTCATTCATTTCCTGCTTATTCATCCTGATACCTGATTTGTTAATGCAGTCTTATTTTTAAAATctaaaatataataatcataataattaaaaaagaaaaattaaatcACAGGTAAGAAAGCAATTTATTTGTAATGGTAATGTAAGAGTTTGAGGATAAATATAAATTTTTAGAGCAGTCAAT contains these protein-coding regions:
- the eif3c gene encoding eukaryotic translation initiation factor 3 subunit C isoform X2 — translated: MSRFFATGSDSESEESSSADEIAPKAPGTTLKQSLLLSDDEEDTKRVVRSAKDKRFEELTNLIKTIRNAMKIRDMAKCLEEFEQLCRAFLKSKNIVDKEGVPPFYIRLLADLEDYLNQLWEDKEGKKKMNKNNAKALSTLRQKIRKYNRDYETEITAYKENPQESADEEEDKGPDDSGSSSDSDGDDDGVSAKNFLKKKPEATPEASKFLKKGSGDESSSSDDDEDDEDWGSDTVDSGSESSDDGEDKGASLAMVFLKKAQAPEKSGEKLGKKKKLKKKEKLEEEAEEEGGEEVEGGWEKVKGGVPLVKEKPKMFAKGTEINTVVVVKKLHEILQARGKKGTDRTGQIELLHALAAIALEHNLGVGVLVKIKFNIVASLYDYNPNMATYMKPEMWKKCLDCIDELLDILYDNNDMFIGENIAEESENLAISDQPFRVRGCILTLVERMDEEFTKIMQNTDPHSQEYVDNLKDEGHVCGIMDRLLTYLENKGTTEEICRIYLHRIMHTYYKFDYKAHRRSLGIQAETKDQEESEGEDSAIIMDRLCKFIYAKDRTDRIRTCAILCHIYHHALHSRWYQARDLMLMSHLQDNIQHADPPVQILYNRTMVQLGICAFRQGMIKDAHNALLDIQSSGRAKELLGQGLLMRNMQERNAEQEKIEKRRQVPFHMHINLELLECVYLVSAMLLEIPYMAAHEFDARRRMISKQFHHQLRVGERQPLLGPPESMREHVVAASKAMKMGDWRTCHSFIINEKMNSKVWDLFPETQRVREMLVRKIQEESLRTYLFTYSSVYDSISMATLSDMFELEIATVHSIISKMIINEELMASLDQPTQTVVMHRTEPTSLQNMALQLAEKLGSLVENNERVFDLKQGVYGGYFNRDQKGGYQQKQSYQRDGGKGGYQSKQGGYQRGYRNQNQGNY
- the eif3c gene encoding eukaryotic translation initiation factor 3 subunit C isoform X1, with the protein product MSRFFATGSDSESEESSSADEIAPKAPGTTLKQSLLLSDDEEDTKRVVRSAKDKRFEELTNLIKTIRNAMKIRDMAKCLEEFEQLCRAFLKSKNIVDKEGVPPFYIRLLADLEDYLNQLWEDKEGKKKMNKNNAKALSTLRQKIRKYNRDYETEITAYKENPQESADEEEDKGPDDSGSSSDSDGDDDGVSAKNFLKKKPEATPEASKFLKKGSGDESSSSDDDEDDEDWGSDTVDSGSESSDDGEDKGASLAMVFLKKAQAPEKSGEKLGKKKKLKKKEKLEEEAEEEGGEEVEGGWEKVKGGVPLVKEKPKMFAKGTEINTVVVVKKLHEILQARGKKGTDRTGQIELLHALAAIALEHNLGVGVLVKIKFNIVASLYDYNPNMATYMKPEMWKKCLDCIDELLDILYDNNDMFIGENIAEESENLAISDQPFRVRGCILTLVERMDEEFTKIMQNTDPHSQEYVDNLKDEGHVCGIMDRLLTYLENKGTTEEICRIYLHRIMHTYYKFDYKAHRRSLGIQAETKSQQDQEESEGEDSAIIMDRLCKFIYAKDRTDRIRTCAILCHIYHHALHSRWYQARDLMLMSHLQDNIQHADPPVQILYNRTMVQLGICAFRQGMIKDAHNALLDIQSSGRAKELLGQGLLMRNMQERNAEQEKIEKRRQVPFHMHINLELLECVYLVSAMLLEIPYMAAHEFDARRRMISKQFHHQLRVGERQPLLGPPESMREHVVAASKAMKMGDWRTCHSFIINEKMNSKVWDLFPETQRVREMLVRKIQEESLRTYLFTYSSVYDSISMATLSDMFELEIATVHSIISKMIINEELMASLDQPTQTVVMHRTEPTSLQNMALQLAEKLGSLVENNERVFDLKQGVYGGYFNRDQKGGYQQKQSYQRDGGKGGYQSKQGGYQRGYRNQNQGNY
- the LOC125990910 gene encoding uncharacterized protein translates to MADLTTECSSFVENPETDQMRRSHSLGITAPTKIMYLDDELFPDISLVELSPDDHSTEELFQLNTTPISPLAATTPFKTPGRLTEVVHNNSKLIPSLLPSMDVKANGSQTDVKASFWLRDECLPDITNFSFDSMMQQSINFSMNITASDMERLNCAQKATIESNLEHVATSPLTASPISFPQNKGQGMSTSTDKDPTLGSGPPEQDGLPTTSMTSNESTITRSRETSRHNTFNAAPLSPANGTMSESSSSGSHHNILEAKSRPLVNETIILSDSSPSDLQRDTSCPAPAVDTESESGSCERRNVTFNASLLSQSNIALEKVSINNPHNTFDADPKSNRTILLENISSDRQYITFDPSLLSQSNITSEEGYINNPHDTFDVANGIISKSSPSGSHKNILEAKSHTRANETIILSDSSPSDLQRDTADVNHPAPAVDTESESDSRDRHHGTFDVSLLSQSNITSEKDSVNNPHNTFDADPKSNRTIQLGNISSDRSFHTSTPLSCKMDFFNVGVDLSKSLVTEEKPDGDTASKETPVVISSDVCRPKISQAQPAAKSLLPCLKASSQLPKFKPLLQKRGKPLTSGLPVKQSLPSHTLKESLAVPRATSSSLVTPMPRPKTGAEKTQIARKPPSIPKGLPPPRTQLTRSLTLTSSTASNPAVTLPQTRKRDISREAQLMQTKKIKTDTVVSSAAGEAVSRSKNIKPPVKHQISQSGCQTCIVLKAENQRLKEELEKYKREDK